A single Deltaproteobacteria bacterium DNA region contains:
- the dnaB gene encoding replicative DNA helicase, with translation MTAQVLAPPHSLDAEKAVLGAVLRDADAFNLIADKLSAEQFYLDAHRDIFEAMCELYQQNEPTDILTVAERLRRGQADDDFLGPAYLVELTENSPFTQNVEYYARVVSDYYYLRRIIDACQTTVKKAMAYDGEVSGFIEDIEKEFIAIANQQDTGGISTTHEVLDKTITEIENRLNSDGQMTGVPSEFIDLDRNTGGWQRSDLVILAARPGMGKTAFALNCCINAVRAGKSTVVFTLEMSKTQLMERIIASEARIDSSRMRKGDLNEEELDRLMHGTRAIATMPAVLGIDETPGISLLELRSRCRRFKKEHGLDLIVIDYLQLMGPSGTKKYESREREISEISGGLKALAKELNVPVIALAQLNRGVESRPDKVPKLSDLRESGSMEQDADMILFLYRDEYYNPNSEDAGKAMIRIAKNRHGSLQDIYVAFAPNFLKFTNLQQS, from the coding sequence ATGACAGCACAGGTATTGGCGCCGCCACATTCCCTTGACGCCGAGAAGGCGGTTTTAGGGGCTGTTCTTCGGGACGCGGACGCCTTTAACCTGATTGCAGATAAACTTTCTGCTGAGCAGTTCTATCTCGACGCTCATCGCGACATTTTTGAAGCGATGTGTGAGTTGTATCAGCAAAATGAACCCACAGACATACTAACAGTTGCCGAGCGACTGCGCCGTGGTCAAGCCGATGACGATTTTCTCGGGCCGGCGTACCTGGTTGAGCTAACTGAGAACTCACCGTTTACTCAGAACGTAGAGTACTATGCTCGAGTAGTCAGCGATTACTATTATCTCAGGAGGATCATCGACGCCTGTCAGACCACCGTCAAAAAGGCTATGGCCTATGATGGCGAGGTCTCAGGGTTCATTGAGGACATCGAAAAAGAGTTTATAGCTATCGCTAATCAGCAGGATACTGGCGGTATTTCTACTACTCACGAGGTTCTTGATAAGACTATCACTGAAATCGAAAATAGGTTGAACAGTGATGGTCAGATGACCGGTGTGCCGTCTGAATTTATTGACTTGGATCGTAATACAGGTGGATGGCAGCGAAGTGACCTCGTAATCTTAGCTGCGCGTCCAGGTATGGGTAAGACCGCTTTTGCTCTAAACTGCTGTATCAATGCCGTTAGAGCAGGAAAATCGACGGTCGTTTTCACACTTGAAATGTCGAAAACTCAGTTGATGGAGCGGATAATCGCAAGTGAGGCGAGGATTGACTCATCACGAATGCGGAAGGGCGATCTGAACGAGGAAGAATTGGATAGGTTGATGCATGGCACGCGAGCGATTGCGACGATGCCTGCTGTCCTTGGTATAGACGAGACACCTGGTATCTCGCTGCTTGAATTGCGCTCGCGCTGCCGTCGTTTTAAAAAGGAGCATGGACTCGATCTGATCGTCATCGACTACCTGCAATTGATGGGGCCGTCCGGAACAAAAAAGTATGAGAGTAGAGAGCGCGAGATTTCTGAGATCTCTGGGGGACTGAAGGCGTTAGCCAAAGAGCTCAACGTTCCTGTAATCGCACTTGCTCAGCTCAATCGAGGGGTTGAAAGTCGGCCGGACAAGGTGCCCAAATTGAGTGATTTGCGAGAGTCTGGCTCGATGGAGCAAGATGCCGATATGATACTATTTTTGTATAGGGACGAGTATTACAACCCAAACTCAGAAGATGCGGGCAAGGCGATGATACGCATCGCCAAGAACCGACATGGGTCCCTGCAGGACATCTACGTCGCCTTTGCCCCAAACTTTCTAAAATTTACGAACCTGCAGCAGTCCTAA
- a CDS encoding AAA family ATPase, with protein sequence MDVNLYDFSCQKALYQGLQYARSFGHQALEVEHVALALLRAGGVELSVASRLQRHIEAYLSRAPRVLGQVKVVFGTRLDQALDQAEARSKPKLVPARILWEELQKQSTLIQNFTTRAAEEASAQSIRDAAFEPMVTRQASGEGVATSSGKAKREVEVPIPRKEEDEFDQELRQYTIDISATAERGELDPVIGRDMEVRRVLEILGRKKKNNPLLIGEPGVGKSAIAEALAIRIASGAVPESMRGKRVFSLDLGAMLAGAKYRGEFESRMKNLLNAVASLKGKIILFIDEIHMLVGAGNHEGSADAANLLKPALARGELQCLGATTIDEYRKYIEKDAALERRFQPINVEEPTAQAALAILRGLKSHYEIHHGIQIADEALEAAVSLSVRYVPQRKLPDKAIDLIDEAASRLRLQVDSVPAVLDELASEISQIEVERKAISPQDKGQIAALAKLEARLEKAQLAHASYDEIWRSHQNLLQRLRVAEKNRLEGVELYRSARSNSNFDFAARLQFGELPKLSRETDKIKLELDRLQQAHNFLRRIVGAREIAEIIALWTRIPISKLMEKDNSRLLTLEARLATRIYGQNDALYRIAQTLKRARVGVNDPRRPLGVFLFLGPTGVGKTETAKALAEELFSDESKIIRIDMSEFMEQHQIARLIGAPPGYVGFGDGGELTEAVRQRPYAVVLLDEIEKAHPRVLDLLLQTFDDGRLTDGRSRLVDFRNTLIIMTSNLSLDRIVDPERASDESVRRNLAMKLRPEFVNRIDEVVVFKRLGKVQLRLVLKRLLGELNLRLADRQFIIRLGHRLQTRLLTTGAEDIMGGRAIRRDFTRLVVDAVSERVLAYPGLANGTWQLDLDRGGRAVWTYDHRRDYYLPPAG encoded by the coding sequence ATGGACGTCAATTTATACGATTTCAGCTGCCAAAAAGCCCTCTATCAGGGACTGCAATACGCCCGTAGCTTCGGTCACCAAGCGCTCGAGGTCGAGCATGTGGCTTTAGCCCTGCTGCGCGCTGGCGGCGTTGAATTATCTGTCGCATCGAGACTGCAGCGGCATATAGAAGCCTACCTAAGCCGGGCCCCGCGAGTGTTGGGACAGGTGAAGGTAGTCTTCGGAACCCGCTTGGATCAGGCCTTAGATCAGGCCGAGGCTCGGTCGAAACCTAAATTAGTACCTGCCCGAATCCTGTGGGAAGAACTTCAAAAGCAATCGACCCTGATCCAAAACTTCACGACAAGGGCTGCAGAAGAGGCAAGCGCCCAGAGTATTAGAGACGCCGCCTTTGAACCGATGGTTACCCGACAAGCTTCTGGCGAGGGTGTAGCGACAAGCAGCGGTAAGGCTAAACGTGAAGTCGAGGTTCCGATACCGCGGAAAGAGGAAGATGAATTTGATCAAGAGTTGCGACAGTACACTATCGACATATCGGCCACTGCGGAGCGAGGTGAGTTAGATCCGGTAATCGGTCGTGACATGGAAGTCAGACGCGTCCTGGAGATTCTCGGGAGAAAAAAGAAGAATAACCCACTACTAATCGGTGAGCCAGGTGTCGGGAAGTCCGCAATAGCTGAAGCATTAGCCATAAGGATTGCGTCAGGCGCCGTACCTGAAAGTATGCGCGGCAAGAGAGTTTTCTCATTAGACCTAGGCGCTATGCTGGCAGGTGCGAAGTACAGAGGTGAATTTGAATCCCGTATGAAAAACCTTCTAAACGCCGTGGCTTCGCTGAAGGGCAAGATCATTCTCTTTATCGACGAAATTCACATGCTCGTTGGCGCGGGCAATCACGAGGGAAGCGCAGATGCTGCCAACTTGCTAAAACCGGCTTTAGCACGCGGAGAATTACAGTGCCTGGGTGCGACAACTATCGATGAATATCGAAAATATATAGAAAAAGATGCGGCATTAGAGCGTAGATTCCAGCCAATAAATGTCGAGGAACCAACCGCGCAAGCTGCTCTGGCGATCCTACGTGGTTTAAAGAGCCACTACGAGATTCATCACGGTATCCAGATTGCCGACGAGGCGCTTGAGGCAGCAGTATCACTATCAGTGAGGTATGTCCCACAAAGGAAGCTACCCGATAAAGCGATCGATCTTATCGATGAAGCTGCAAGCCGTCTCCGGTTGCAGGTGGACAGCGTACCAGCAGTTTTAGATGAACTAGCATCAGAAATTAGCCAAATTGAAGTGGAACGAAAGGCTATTAGCCCACAGGATAAGGGTCAAATTGCTGCTCTTGCCAAACTAGAGGCGAGACTAGAAAAGGCCCAGCTGGCGCATGCCAGTTACGACGAAATTTGGCGGTCACATCAGAATCTCTTACAGCGACTTCGTGTGGCCGAGAAAAATCGTCTTGAAGGTGTAGAGCTCTATCGTAGCGCTCGTTCCAATTCAAACTTTGATTTTGCGGCGCGTTTGCAATTCGGTGAGTTGCCGAAGCTGAGTCGGGAGACCGACAAGATCAAATTAGAGCTCGATCGCTTACAACAAGCGCATAACTTTTTACGCCGCATAGTTGGTGCTCGTGAAATCGCTGAAATCATCGCTCTCTGGACTCGCATTCCAATTAGTAAACTTATGGAGAAGGATAACAGCCGGCTCTTGACTTTGGAGGCTAGGCTAGCCACCCGAATTTATGGGCAAAATGATGCATTGTATCGGATTGCTCAAACGCTCAAGAGAGCTAGAGTCGGTGTCAACGATCCGAGGCGGCCCTTAGGAGTCTTTCTCTTTCTCGGACCAACCGGTGTCGGAAAAACTGAAACGGCCAAGGCTCTGGCGGAGGAGCTTTTTTCTGACGAGTCGAAAATTATACGAATCGATATGTCAGAGTTCATGGAGCAACACCAGATCGCGCGACTGATTGGAGCTCCGCCCGGGTATGTTGGCTTCGGTGACGGCGGGGAGTTGACTGAGGCTGTCCGGCAGCGACCTTATGCAGTCGTTTTATTAGATGAGATTGAGAAGGCTCACCCTAGAGTTTTGGATCTGCTCTTGCAAACTTTCGATGACGGAAGACTAACAGATGGCCGAAGTCGCCTAGTGGATTTTCGTAACACGCTTATCATCATGACTTCTAACTTAAGTTTGGATCGCATCGTGGATCCAGAACGTGCCTCCGACGAGTCAGTCCGAAGAAACCTGGCTATGAAACTACGTCCAGAGTTTGTCAATAGAATCGATGAGGTAGTTGTATTCAAGCGCTTAGGTAAGGTGCAGTTGCGCCTAGTCCTGAAGCGGTTGCTGGGGGAGCTGAACCTGCGCCTAGCAGACCGCCAATTTATAATCCGTCTCGGGCACCGGCTGCAAACAAGGCTACTGACAACTGGAGCCGAGGACATAATGGGTGGCCGCGCGATTAGGAGAGATTTTACCAGATTGGTAGTCGATGCCGTGTCAGAGCGGGTGTTAGCATATCCTGGGTTGGCAAACGGAACCTGGCAGCTCGACCTAGACCGGGGTGGCAGAGCTGTTTGGACCTATGACCACCGTCGGGACTATTATTTGCCACCAGCAGGTTGA
- a CDS encoding 50S ribosomal protein L9, producing MKLILTQEVSNLGSIGDVVNVRNGYARNFLLPRGLAAVANEENKAALAHHKRVLDKKREKVLAAAKELAAKIEKTSVTVAKQVGEDEKIFGSVTVAELEAQLQAEGLNVSRKDITILEEIKKVGVYTAQVKLHSEVVPKFKVWVVAAQ from the coding sequence ATGAAATTAATCTTAACGCAAGAAGTGTCGAACTTGGGTTCGATTGGCGACGTTGTTAATGTTCGCAATGGCTATGCACGTAATTTCTTGTTGCCTCGCGGCCTAGCCGCAGTGGCTAACGAGGAAAACAAAGCAGCTTTGGCTCATCACAAAAGGGTGCTGGACAAGAAGCGCGAGAAGGTGCTCGCTGCAGCTAAGGAATTAGCTGCGAAGATCGAGAAAACCTCCGTAACCGTTGCCAAGCAGGTCGGGGAAGATGAGAAGATTTTCGGCTCTGTAACGGTCGCCGAACTGGAAGCTCAGCTGCAGGCCGAAGGGCTTAACGTGTCTAGGAAAGACATTACCATTCTTGAGGAGATCAAGAAGGTCGGTGTTTACACAGCTCAAGTTAAGCTGCACAGTGAAGTAGTTCCTAAGTTCAAAGTTTGGGTCGTTGCCGCTCAGTAA
- the grpE gene encoding nucleotide exchange factor GrpE, with translation MQADQNNTQTDPSIPKDVQNSSHQVDSGETNPQSEPGDDERAKLQDEIKDLKDKYVRVHADMENMRRRQERERLDLMKFGLETIFKDLLPVLDSFEKAIPEDCSVKALTDPASVEAFAEGMIMVRRQLVEVCSKHGLEPIVAKDAPFDPHLHQAIQRIDSADVKIDTVGNEYARGYQLHGRLIRPAMVSVLTPSGG, from the coding sequence ATGCAAGCAGATCAAAACAATACTCAAACTGACCCTAGCATCCCGAAAGACGTTCAAAACAGCTCACATCAGGTGGACTCTGGGGAGACGAATCCTCAGTCAGAACCAGGTGACGATGAAAGAGCGAAACTGCAAGACGAGATCAAGGACCTGAAGGATAAATATGTTCGAGTTCATGCTGACATGGAGAACATGCGACGTCGCCAGGAGCGAGAGCGTTTAGATTTAATGAAATTTGGGCTTGAGACGATTTTTAAGGACCTGCTTCCCGTGCTCGATAGTTTCGAAAAGGCGATACCCGAAGATTGCAGTGTCAAGGCACTGACAGACCCTGCCAGTGTTGAAGCGTTTGCGGAAGGAATGATCATGGTCCGCCGTCAGCTAGTCGAAGTCTGCTCTAAGCATGGTCTAGAGCCCATCGTCGCAAAGGATGCACCATTCGATCCGCACTTGCATCAGGCAATACAGCGAATTGATTCTGCGGATGTTAAGATCGATACCGTTGGAAACGAGTATGCTAGAGGATATCAATTGCACGGTAGGCTAATTAGACCAGCTATGGTGAGTGTGCTGACACCATCTGGTGGTTGA
- a CDS encoding aminoacyl-tRNA hydrolase — protein sequence MKLIVGLGNPGPKYKETRHNAGFLMVDLLVANSGASWESGQAKFNGDIAKGIVLGQACVFLKPMTFMNLSGRSVGAVQRFFKINPEDTIVCFDDVDLPSGKVRAREGGGHGGHNGVRSIIEETGNNNFHRLKLGVGRPPDNRDTADWVLSELSDTELKALGEEMRSEVELRLKQIFDKQK from the coding sequence ATGAAGTTAATCGTTGGGCTTGGTAACCCTGGCCCGAAGTACAAAGAGACTCGCCACAACGCTGGATTTCTTATGGTTGATCTGCTTGTGGCTAACTCTGGTGCCTCGTGGGAAAGTGGGCAGGCTAAATTCAACGGTGACATTGCCAAGGGCATTGTGTTAGGGCAGGCGTGTGTATTTCTGAAGCCGATGACCTTTATGAATTTGAGTGGTCGATCGGTAGGTGCGGTCCAAAGGTTTTTTAAAATCAATCCCGAGGACACAATCGTTTGTTTTGATGACGTTGATTTGCCGTCAGGCAAGGTACGAGCTAGGGAAGGTGGTGGCCACGGCGGTCACAACGGTGTTAGAAGCATCATCGAAGAGACTGGAAATAATAATTTCCATCGGTTGAAGCTGGGTGTCGGGCGTCCGCCCGACAACAGAGATACGGCAGACTGGGTGTTGAGTGAGTTGTCAGACACAGAGTTAAAAGCTCTGGGCGAGGAGATGCGGTCCGAAGTTGAGCTTCGGTTGAAGCAGATTTTCGATAAGCAAAAGTGA
- the rpsF gene encoding 30S ribosomal protein S6 has product MVCWLFNPKGRWKLLREYDFTIITKGDLPEAEALKVLEGYEALMIKDGGQILKKDAWGNKKLVYPINKCFRGNYVNYDFVGTPANLAEMERLMRIDDNVLRHLVVKLESGDGGIDVEARKAELAKQEREARERDLEQKRRKE; this is encoded by the coding sequence ATAGTTTGCTGGCTGTTTAATCCGAAAGGGAGATGGAAGTTGTTAAGAGAATACGATTTTACGATCATCACTAAAGGGGATCTCCCGGAAGCCGAGGCTCTAAAAGTACTTGAAGGGTACGAAGCCTTGATGATCAAGGACGGCGGACAGATTCTTAAGAAAGATGCTTGGGGCAACAAAAAGTTGGTTTATCCAATAAACAAGTGCTTCCGTGGCAACTATGTAAATTATGACTTTGTTGGGACGCCGGCGAACCTTGCCGAGATGGAACGCTTGATGCGCATTGATGACAATGTCTTACGTCACCTTGTAGTCAAGTTGGAATCAGGGGACGGTGGCATTGACGTAGAAGCCCGTAAGGCCGAGCTCGCGAAACAAGAGCGTGAAGCTCGTGAACGCGATCTTGAGCAGAAGCGCCGCAAAGAATAA
- a CDS encoding ribose-phosphate pyrophosphokinase, giving the protein MDAELIVFSGNANRPLAEKICDWLDMPLGEAVVSQFADGETRVELNSNVRGRDVFIVQSLSRPANQHLMEAMIMADAAHRASAARVTLVAPYFGYARQERKSAPRTPISAKLVADLLQTANFNRVLTLELHTSAIQGFFNIAVDHLYAKPIFSTYFRRMENLVVVSPDAGGVERARAMAKHFNCGLAIVDKRRDKPNESAVMNIIGDVKGKNCLIIDDIVDTAGSLTKAADALFAAGGLSVRAAISHPVLSGPAIENLERSKLEELVVTDSIQLPSEAKKCSKITQLSIAELMGKAIRRIHNDDSISALFI; this is encoded by the coding sequence ATGGACGCAGAGTTAATTGTTTTCTCCGGCAACGCAAATCGTCCGTTGGCTGAGAAAATCTGCGATTGGCTAGATATGCCCCTAGGTGAGGCTGTTGTATCCCAGTTTGCCGACGGTGAGACAAGGGTCGAGCTCAACAGTAACGTTCGCGGTCGAGATGTCTTTATCGTTCAGTCGCTATCGCGACCAGCTAATCAGCACTTGATGGAAGCAATGATTATGGCTGACGCCGCCCATCGCGCTTCAGCTGCTCGTGTTACACTTGTGGCCCCGTATTTTGGCTATGCACGACAGGAGCGAAAAAGCGCCCCGCGTACACCAATTTCAGCCAAATTGGTCGCCGATTTATTGCAGACGGCCAACTTCAATCGCGTTCTCACCCTGGAACTGCACACCTCTGCCATTCAGGGTTTTTTCAATATTGCCGTAGACCATCTATATGCCAAGCCAATCTTCAGCACTTATTTTCGTAGGATGGAAAATCTCGTCGTAGTCTCCCCGGACGCCGGGGGGGTGGAAAGAGCTAGGGCGATGGCCAAGCACTTTAACTGTGGGTTGGCGATCGTGGATAAGCGTCGTGACAAACCAAACGAGAGTGCCGTGATGAATATCATCGGCGATGTAAAGGGTAAAAACTGTTTAATCATTGACGATATAGTGGATACGGCAGGTTCATTGACTAAGGCTGCAGACGCTCTTTTTGCTGCCGGCGGACTTTCTGTACGAGCAGCTATAAGCCATCCCGTGCTGAGCGGTCCGGCAATAGAGAACTTAGAGCGCTCTAAGCTAGAGGAACTGGTAGTCACCGACTCGATTCAGCTGCCTAGCGAGGCTAAGAAGTGTTCAAAAATAACCCAATTAAGCATAGCTGAACTCATGGGTAAGGCCATCCGTCGAATCCACAACGATGATTCCATTAGCGCTTTGTTCATATAA
- a CDS encoding DNA-binding transcriptional regulator Fis, giving the protein MDPVRASAQNSTLAATAEPSREMPEVHGAAQSSRPEGLGQIDAELANRLDRHSLESIVELKISRFLDQIGTFYPEDLHALIMKKVEKPLLGQILRRTGGNQVHASKILGINRNTLRKKMKLYGFNV; this is encoded by the coding sequence GTGGATCCTGTCCGCGCGTCTGCGCAGAACTCAACTCTAGCCGCAACTGCGGAACCCTCCCGTGAAATGCCCGAGGTTCACGGTGCTGCGCAGTCTAGTCGCCCCGAAGGACTCGGTCAGATTGACGCTGAGCTCGCTAATCGGCTGGATAGACACTCGCTCGAGTCCATTGTAGAACTAAAGATCAGTAGGTTCTTGGATCAGATCGGGACCTTTTACCCCGAGGATCTCCACGCACTGATCATGAAGAAAGTAGAAAAACCCCTACTAGGACAGATCCTAAGGCGTACTGGTGGCAATCAGGTACACGCCTCGAAAATACTTGGCATCAATCGCAACACGTTGCGAAAAAAAATGAAGCTTTATGGCTTCAATGTTTGA